From a region of the Triticum aestivum cultivar Chinese Spring chromosome 7D, IWGSC CS RefSeq v2.1, whole genome shotgun sequence genome:
- the LOC123166731 gene encoding uncharacterized protein, translating to MNQRVNQEWNPSEVEGARSIIDYLNNYYNNNGTSHEKNKKHDIVANLKAWFPRKTMQQFPEKEYNGTNGDHGVIYTMDGLVNKNFGLQKEVAMEGMGILFGRPLESMRTMEIQEEVLMVEENKVVLENKMCIPQPVLAPRAKGFWTPEEHRLFLHGLSACGRGKWKDISKYFVTSRTPAQISSHAQKYFMRLQSKGSGSQRYSINDVELDDADPWKMESSFNFWQALALQSTIGADNQNPSFDLQNPSNPFVTMNNIV from the exons GAGGTAGAGGGGGCAAGATCAATCATTGATTATCTCAACAACTACTACAACAATAATGGCACCAGCCATGAGAAGAACAAGAAGCATGATATCGTGGCCAATCTCAAAGCATGGTTCCCTAGGAAGACCATGCAACAG TTTCCAGAGAAGGAGTACAATGGTACCAATGGTGACCATGGTGTCATTTACACCATGGATGGCCTTGTGAATAAAAACTTTGGATTGCAAAAGGAGGTTGCCATGGAAGGAATGGGTATTTTGTTTGGTCGTCCATTAGAGAGTATGCGAACCATGGAGATACAAGAAGAGGTGCTAATGGTGGAGGAGAACAAGGTGGTGTTGGAGAACAAGATGTGCATCCCTCAACCAGTGCTTGCACCACGTGCCAAGGGGTTTTGGACCCCGGAGGAACACAG GCTCTTTCTCCATGGATTGAGTGCATGTGGTCGTGGAAAATGGAAGGACATATCAAAGTACTTCGTCACTAGTAGGACTCCAGCCCAGATTTCGAGCCATGCACAAAAGTACTTCATGAGGCTACAGAGCAAAGGGTCAGGAAGCCAACGCTATAGCATCAACGACGTGGAGCTCGATGATGCTGACCCATGGAAAATGGAAAGTAGCTTTAATTTCTGGCAAGCACTCGCCTTGCAATCTACAATTGGTGCTGATAACCAAAATCCAAGTTTTGATTTGCAAAATCCTTCGAATCCATTTGTCACCATGAACAATATAGTCTAG
- the LOC123168511 gene encoding uncharacterized protein: MDKFHDRQHVRLRSGVHGTYLHANDDGRSVSLRRRRATLETAWTVHIYQGTYLLLHSAAYGRYLAATATRAPLALGHLGFRAELRDYDQPEVEAIMWRAVEAGSSGDFMLRNAGGRYLRANGRHLPWNTRVSVDDANNTSTMMCWTLQTVPSRMDVPIPHYPVRPPGDWFGLRPGVWRTIRFVRANEEGFYAEEEGWDAFPFRGRSVHHLRDELSTRVNLHIFDLVACVRAGRYGRPTPLVANLPHGGSGETLEIVVVQCGTPVYGRLRYPDVHAE, encoded by the exons ATGGACAAGTTCCACGACAGGCAGCACGTGCGGCTGCGGAGCGGCGTGCACGGCACGTACCTCCACGCCAACGACGACGGGCGGAGCGTCTCCCTCCGCCGGCGCCGCGCGACGCTGGAGACGGCGTGGACGGTGCACATCTACCAAGGCACGTACCTGCTCCTCCACAGCGCCGCCTACGGCCGATACCTTGCCGCCACGGCCACGCGGGCGCCGCTCGCGCTCGGCCACCTCGGCTTCCGCGCCGAGCTGCGGGACTACGACCAGCCGGAGGTGGAGGCCATCATGTGGCGGGCCGTCGAGGCGGGTTCCAGCGGGGACTTCATGCTCCGCAACGCCGGCGGCCGCTACCTCCGCGCCAATGGCAGGCACCTCCCCTGGAACACCCGCGTCAGCGTCGACGACGCCAACAACACCAGCACCATGATGTGCTGGACCCTCCAGACCGTCCCCTCCAGAATGGATGTGCCTATCCCTCATTATCCTGTTCGC CCCCCCGGCGACTGGTTCGGGCTCAGGCCGGGGGTGTGGCGGACAATCCGGTTCGTGCGGGCGAACGAAGAGGGGTTCTACGCCGAGGAGGAAGGCTGGGATGCCTTCCCTTTCAGGGGGAGGTCCGTGCACCATTTGAGGGACGAGCTGTCCACCCGCGTCAACCTGCACATCTTCGACCTCGTCGCATGCGTCCGAGCGGGCCGCTACGGGAGGCCGACGCCGCTCGTCGCCAACCTGCCCCATGGCGGCTCCGGGGAAACCCTCGAGATCGTCGTCGTCCAGTGCGGGACTCCTG TCTATGGTAGGCTGCGATACCCGGATGTCCACGCAGAGTAG